The Lycium barbarum isolate Lr01 chromosome 10, ASM1917538v2, whole genome shotgun sequence genome includes a region encoding these proteins:
- the LOC132612776 gene encoding uncharacterized protein LOC132612776 — translation MQHKTYKIVRWEKPPTNMYKLNSDGSCRDEKCGAGGIIRDSNGNIMLAFSVFLGDVTSNLAEGQAMLLEFQKCETLHLQPIIAQADSNLLTKCSRDEVTAPRRIEKVVEKFMRLEALLS, via the coding sequence ATGCAACACAAGACTTACAAGATTGTGAGATGGGAAAAACCACCAACAAATATGTACAAACTAAACTCAGACGGGAGTTGTCGAGATGAAAAATGTGGTGCTGGAGGAATCATTAGAGACAGCAATGGTAACATCATGCTAGCATTCTCAGTCTTTTTGGGTGATGTAACGAGCAACTTGGCGGAAGGACAAGCTATGCTACTTGAGTTTCAAAAGTGTGAAACACTTCACCTACAACCCATAATCGCGCAAGCGGACTCCAACTTACTGACGAAATGCTCAAGAGATGAAGTGACCGCACCACGGAGAATAGAGAAGGTGGTGGAAAAATTCATGAGACTTGAGGCACTGTTATCGTGA